The Streptomyces cynarae genome contains a region encoding:
- a CDS encoding NAD(P)/FAD-dependent oxidoreductase gives MVDADQTFVIVGGGLAGAKAAETLRAEGFSGRVILICDERDHPYERPPLSKGYLLGKEERDSVFVHEPSWYARNDIELHLGQSVDAVDRAAKTVRLGDDGTLVHYDKLLLVTGAEPRRLDIPGTDLAGVHHLRRLSHAERLKGVLTALGRDNGHIVIAGAGWIGLEVAAAAREYGAEVTVIQSAPTPLHHVLGPELGELFAELHRDHGVRFHFGVRLTEIIGQDGMVLAARTDDGEEHPAHDVLAAIGAAPRVALAEAAGLELADPAQGGGIAVDASLRTSDPDIYAAGDVASFHHPLFGTRLRVEHWANALNGGPAAARAMLGREVTYDRVPYFFSDQYDVGMEYSGWAPPGTYDEVVIRGDAGKRHFIAFWLKEGRVLAGMNVNVWDVTDRIQKLIRERTVVDPEALSDPGVPLESLAP, from the coding sequence GTGGTCGACGCGGATCAGACATTCGTCATCGTCGGAGGAGGTCTCGCCGGCGCCAAGGCGGCCGAGACGCTCCGAGCGGAGGGCTTCAGCGGCCGCGTGATACTGATCTGCGACGAACGCGACCACCCGTACGAACGGCCTCCCCTGTCCAAGGGCTACCTGCTCGGCAAGGAGGAGCGCGACAGCGTCTTCGTCCACGAGCCCTCCTGGTACGCGCGCAACGACATCGAGCTGCACCTCGGCCAGAGCGTCGACGCCGTCGACCGCGCCGCGAAGACGGTCCGCCTCGGCGACGACGGCACGCTCGTCCACTACGACAAGCTGCTCCTCGTGACCGGTGCCGAGCCCCGCCGCCTGGACATCCCCGGCACGGACCTCGCGGGCGTCCACCATCTGCGCCGCCTCTCCCATGCCGAGCGCCTCAAGGGCGTCCTCACCGCCCTCGGCCGGGACAACGGTCACATCGTGATCGCGGGCGCCGGCTGGATCGGCCTCGAGGTCGCGGCGGCGGCCCGCGAGTACGGTGCGGAGGTCACCGTCATCCAGTCCGCGCCGACCCCGCTGCACCACGTCCTCGGCCCCGAGCTGGGCGAGCTGTTCGCGGAGCTCCACCGCGACCACGGGGTCCGCTTCCACTTCGGGGTGCGGCTCACCGAGATCATCGGCCAGGACGGCATGGTGCTGGCCGCCCGCACGGACGACGGCGAGGAGCACCCCGCGCACGACGTGCTCGCCGCGATCGGCGCGGCCCCCAGGGTCGCTCTCGCGGAGGCGGCCGGGCTGGAGCTGGCGGACCCCGCGCAAGGAGGCGGCATCGCGGTGGACGCGTCACTACGCACCTCCGACCCCGACATCTACGCGGCCGGTGACGTGGCGTCCTTCCACCACCCCCTCTTCGGCACCCGGCTGCGCGTCGAGCACTGGGCGAACGCCCTGAACGGCGGCCCGGCCGCCGCCCGCGCGATGCTCGGACGCGAGGTGACGTACGACCGGGTGCCGTACTTCTTCTCCGACCAGTACGACGTGGGGATGGAGTACTCGGGGTGGGCGCCGCCCGGCACGTACGACGAGGTGGTCATCCGGGGTGACGCCGGCAAGCGGCACTTCATCGCCTTCTGGCTCAAGGAGGGCAGGGTGCTGGCCGGGATGAACGTGAATGTGTGGGATGTCACGGACCGCATCCAGAAGCTGATCCGGGAGCGGACGGTGGTGGACCCGGAGGCGTTGTCGGACCCGGGGGTGCCGTTGGAGAGCCTGGCCCCGTGA
- a CDS encoding membrane-associated oxidoreductase: MEITDLTPAERRVWEAFPLGEGVDFREDEDEDPVQGASWGPERTLRAEVLRALLLDGPVRDDRIAGLKVWGARITGRLDLKYGTVEHSIRLRCCHFDQAPDLYGARIVALVLNDSVLPGLTAGNLRSEGVVRITCCRIAGPVRLAGAKISSAFFANAARLGTPDDETPEEPVLQLNHAEVSTDVWAAGLVAHGQVRMNGATVGGQVNLENAELYAPGGTALHAETLTVGTDLHARGLRARGRVNVSGARIPRHLSLTGARLSHPGGQALRASSSVVGELWLRGAAPVEGVVNLRGAQVDLLHVPPEVWPGQVRLDGLGYRVLAPHLPAERRLPLLERDTDGYLPYSYEQLSTAYRTAGDDAAARTVQLAKLRRHRSTLPRYARLWGYVQDAAVGYGFRPMRAAGWLLVLLCTGTLAFALHRPPALKPSEAPGFNPFVYTLDLLLPIVDFGQQGAYAPRGWYQWLSYLLIATGWVLATTIAAGVTRSLNRQ, translated from the coding sequence GTGGAGATCACGGACCTGACGCCCGCCGAGCGCCGCGTGTGGGAGGCCTTCCCGCTCGGCGAGGGCGTGGACTTCCGCGAGGACGAGGACGAGGACCCCGTCCAGGGCGCCTCATGGGGGCCCGAGCGGACCCTGCGGGCGGAGGTGCTGCGTGCGCTGCTGCTGGACGGGCCGGTGCGGGACGACCGGATCGCCGGACTGAAGGTGTGGGGCGCACGCATCACCGGGCGGCTGGACCTCAAGTACGGGACGGTCGAGCACTCCATCCGCCTGCGGTGCTGCCACTTCGATCAGGCGCCGGACCTGTACGGGGCGCGGATCGTCGCCCTGGTCCTGAACGACTCGGTGCTGCCCGGGCTGACGGCGGGGAACCTCCGCTCCGAGGGCGTCGTACGGATCACCTGCTGCCGCATCGCGGGTCCGGTGCGGCTGGCGGGGGCGAAGATCTCCAGCGCGTTCTTCGCCAACGCGGCCCGGCTGGGCACGCCCGACGACGAGACCCCCGAGGAGCCCGTCCTCCAGCTCAACCACGCCGAGGTGAGCACGGACGTGTGGGCCGCCGGGCTCGTCGCGCACGGCCAGGTACGGATGAACGGTGCCACCGTCGGCGGGCAGGTCAACCTCGAGAACGCCGAGTTGTACGCCCCTGGCGGGACCGCCCTGCACGCCGAGACCCTGACGGTCGGCACCGACCTGCACGCCAGGGGGCTACGTGCCCGTGGCCGGGTCAATGTGAGCGGGGCCCGGATTCCCCGCCACCTCAGTCTGACCGGGGCCCGTCTGTCCCACCCGGGCGGACAGGCCCTGCGCGCCAGCAGCAGTGTCGTCGGCGAGCTGTGGCTGCGCGGCGCCGCGCCCGTCGAGGGCGTCGTCAATCTGCGCGGCGCCCAGGTGGACCTGCTGCACGTGCCGCCGGAGGTGTGGCCCGGGCAGGTCCGGCTGGACGGGCTCGGTTACCGGGTACTCGCCCCGCACCTGCCCGCCGAGCGGCGGCTCCCGCTGCTGGAACGCGACACGGACGGCTATCTCCCGTACTCCTACGAGCAGTTGAGCACGGCCTACCGCACCGCGGGCGACGACGCCGCCGCCCGCACCGTCCAGCTGGCCAAGCTCCGCCGCCACCGGAGCACCCTGCCCCGGTACGCCCGGCTGTGGGGGTATGTGCAGGACGCCGCCGTGGGCTACGGCTTCCGCCCGATGCGGGCCGCGGGCTGGCTGCTGGTGCTGCTGTGCACCGGTACGCTCGCCTTCGCACTGCACCGTCCGCCCGCGCTGAAGCCGTCCGAGGCGCCCGGCTTCAACCCGTTCGTCTACACCCTGGACCTGCTGCTGCCGATCGTCGACTTCGGCCAGCAGGGGGCGTACGCGCCGCGCGGCTGGTACCAGTGGCTGTCCTACCTGCTGATCGCCACCGGCTGGGTGCTGGCGACGACGATCGCGGCGGGCGTCACACGCTCGCTGAACCGGCAGTAG
- a CDS encoding ABC transporter ATP-binding protein: protein MAGPMRGMMGGGGPDQRSMDFKGSGKRLLAQFAPERPTMIAMLVCGVLSVGLSVVGPKILGRATDLVFAGIIGRQMPAGLSKEQVLDSMRKRGQGGIADMLSGTDFTPGKGIDFGAVGDVLLLALCTFLVAGLLMAVSTRLSNRAINRTIYRIREDVQAKLSRLPLSYFDQRQRGEVLSRATNDIDNIQQTLSQSMGQLINSLLTIVGVLAVMFWVSWLLALVALVTVPLSFFVATRVGKRSQPHFVQQWRTTGKLNAHIEEMYTGHTLVKVFGRQEESARQFAEQNEALYEAGFRAQFNSGVMQPLMMFVSNLNYVLVAVVGGLRVASGALSIGDVQAFIQYSRQFSMPLTQVASMANLVQSGVASAERIFELLDAEEQGADPERGLRPEELRGRVALENVSFRYDPEKPLIENLSLKVEPGQTVAIVGPTGAGKTTLVNLLMRFYDVTGGRITLDGVDIAKMSRNELRSSIGMVLQDTWLFGGTIAENIAYGASRKVTRGEIEEAARAAHADRFIRTLPDGYDTVIDDEGTGVSAGEKQLITIARAFLSDPVILVLDEATSSVDTRTEVLIQKAMAKLAHGRTSFVIAHRLSTIRDADTILVMENGSIVEQGSHTELLAADGAYARLYKAQFAQAVAEVD from the coding sequence ATGGCCGGGCCCATGCGGGGGATGATGGGCGGGGGCGGCCCCGACCAGCGCTCGATGGACTTCAAGGGGTCCGGGAAACGGCTCCTCGCCCAGTTCGCACCCGAACGCCCCACCATGATCGCGATGCTGGTCTGCGGTGTGCTGAGCGTCGGGCTGTCCGTGGTCGGACCGAAGATCCTGGGCAGGGCGACGGACCTCGTCTTCGCCGGGATCATCGGCCGTCAGATGCCGGCGGGCCTGAGCAAGGAGCAGGTCCTCGACTCCATGCGGAAGCGCGGCCAGGGCGGCATCGCCGACATGCTCTCCGGCACGGACTTCACCCCGGGCAAGGGCATCGACTTCGGTGCCGTGGGGGACGTCCTGCTGCTCGCGCTGTGCACGTTCCTGGTGGCCGGCCTGCTGATGGCGGTGTCGACGAGGCTCTCCAACCGGGCCATCAACAGGACGATCTACCGCATCCGCGAGGACGTGCAGGCGAAGCTGTCGCGGCTCCCGCTGTCGTACTTCGACCAGCGGCAGCGCGGTGAGGTGCTCAGCCGCGCGACCAACGACATCGACAACATCCAGCAGACGCTGTCGCAGTCGATGGGCCAGCTCATCAACTCGCTGCTGACGATCGTCGGCGTGCTGGCGGTGATGTTCTGGGTGTCGTGGCTGCTGGCGCTGGTCGCCCTGGTGACCGTGCCGCTGTCGTTCTTCGTCGCGACCCGTGTGGGCAAGCGGTCGCAGCCGCACTTCGTGCAGCAGTGGCGCACCACCGGCAAGCTGAACGCCCACATCGAGGAGATGTACACCGGGCACACTCTGGTGAAGGTGTTCGGTCGGCAGGAGGAGTCGGCCAGGCAGTTCGCGGAGCAGAACGAGGCGCTGTACGAGGCGGGGTTCCGGGCGCAGTTCAACAGCGGTGTGATGCAGCCGCTGATGATGTTCGTGTCCAACCTGAACTATGTGCTGGTCGCGGTGGTCGGCGGTCTCCGGGTCGCGTCGGGCGCCCTGTCGATCGGTGATGTGCAGGCCTTCATCCAGTACTCGCGGCAGTTCTCGATGCCGCTCACGCAGGTCGCGTCGATGGCGAACCTGGTGCAGTCGGGTGTCGCGTCGGCGGAGCGGATCTTCGAGCTGCTGGACGCGGAGGAGCAGGGGGCCGACCCCGAGCGCGGGCTGCGGCCGGAGGAGCTGCGCGGGCGGGTCGCGCTGGAGAACGTGTCGTTCCGCTACGACCCGGAGAAGCCGCTCATCGAGAACCTCTCGCTGAAGGTGGAGCCGGGCCAGACGGTCGCGATCGTCGGCCCGACGGGAGCGGGCAAGACCACGCTCGTCAACCTGCTGATGCGCTTCTACGACGTCACCGGCGGACGGATCACGCTCGACGGGGTCGACATCGCGAAGATGTCCCGGAACGAACTGCGGTCCTCGATCGGGATGGTGCTGCAGGACACCTGGCTGTTCGGCGGCACGATCGCGGAGAACATCGCCTACGGCGCCTCCCGGAAGGTCACGCGGGGCGAGATCGAGGAGGCGGCGCGGGCGGCCCACGCGGACCGGTTCATCCGCACGCTGCCGGACGGCTACGACACGGTGATCGACGACGAGGGGACGGGGGTCAGCGCGGGTGAGAAGCAGCTCATCACGATCGCGCGGGCGTTCCTGTCGGACCCGGTGATCCTGGTGCTGGACGAGGCGACGAGTTCCGTGGACACGCGGACCGAGGTGCTGATCCAGAAGGCGATGGCGAAGCTGGCGCACGGGCGGACGTCGTTCGTGATCGCACACCGGCTGTCGACGATCCGGGACGCCGACACGATCCTCGTGATGGAGAACGGCTCCATCGTCGAACAGGGCTCGCACACAGAGCTGTTGGCCGCGGACGGGGCCTACGCACGGCTGTACAAGGCGCAGTTCGCGCAGGCCGTCGCCGAGGTCGACTGA
- a CDS encoding YtxH domain-containing protein produces the protein MAAMRYRLTFVAGLVLGYVLGTRAGRERYEQLKKSARQVAQNPAVRNTAETAAHQGREIAGKALHAVGAKVGDHMPDSVADRVRSLRDRGTNGSGPDDWGTSNS, from the coding sequence ATGGCCGCCATGCGCTATCGGCTCACGTTCGTCGCCGGGCTGGTCCTGGGCTATGTGCTGGGGACACGGGCCGGGCGCGAGCGTTACGAGCAGTTGAAGAAATCCGCCCGGCAGGTCGCGCAGAACCCTGCCGTGCGCAACACCGCCGAGACGGCAGCCCACCAGGGCCGCGAGATCGCCGGGAAGGCCCTCCACGCGGTGGGGGCGAAGGTGGGCGACCACATGCCCGACTCGGTCGCCGACCGTGTGCGCTCACTGCGTGACCGCGGCACGAACGGCAGCGGACCGGACGACTGGGGCACCAGCAACAGCTGA
- a CDS encoding SanA/YdcF family protein — protein MKIRRPRLPRTRAGQRRAVQVLAALCVLALLPATWLYLTTADRLRTTADVPRTEVAVVFGAGLWGGEPSPYLAHRLDVAAALYRAGRIKVVLVTGDNSRKDYDEPDAMRAYLARHGVPRERVVTDYAGFDTWDSCVRAKKIFGVDRAVLVSQGFHIRRAVALCQAAGVTSYGVGVDAKHDVTWYYGGTREVFAAGKAALDVLFRPDPTFLGPKEQGVTKALAGARD, from the coding sequence ATGAAGATCCGCAGACCGAGGCTGCCGCGCACGCGCGCCGGACAGCGCAGGGCCGTTCAGGTCCTGGCGGCGCTGTGCGTGCTGGCACTGCTGCCGGCCACCTGGTTGTACCTGACCACGGCCGACCGGCTGCGCACCACCGCGGACGTGCCGCGAACCGAGGTCGCCGTCGTCTTCGGCGCGGGCCTGTGGGGCGGCGAGCCGTCGCCTTACCTCGCCCATCGCCTGGACGTGGCGGCGGCCCTGTACCGGGCGGGCCGGATCAAGGTCGTCCTGGTCACCGGGGACAACAGCCGCAAGGACTACGACGAGCCGGACGCGATGCGCGCGTACCTGGCGCGGCACGGCGTACCGCGCGAGCGCGTCGTGACCGACTACGCCGGCTTCGACACCTGGGACTCCTGCGTCCGGGCGAAGAAGATCTTCGGTGTCGACCGGGCCGTCCTGGTCAGCCAGGGCTTCCACATCCGCCGCGCGGTCGCCCTGTGCCAGGCGGCGGGCGTGACGTCGTACGGCGTCGGGGTGGACGCCAAGCATGACGTGACCTGGTACTACGGCGGCACCCGGGAGGTCTTCGCGGCGGGCAAGGCGGCCCTGGACGTGCTGTTCCGCCCGGACCCGACGTTCCTCGGGCCGAAGGAGCAGGGGGTCACCAAGGCGCTGGCGGGGGCACGGGACTGA
- the dnaG gene encoding DNA primase, with protein MAGRINDEDVKAVRDAVPIDAVVSEYLQLRNAGGGNLKGLCPFHDEKSPSFQVSPSKGLFHCFGCQEGGDTITFVMKVDHLSFSEAVERLAARAGITLRYEEGGYNPTHQRGERIRLVEAHQLAAQWYAEQLDASPEAEAGRKFLAERGFDQAAAVHFGVGYSPQGWDHLTRYLRGKGFSDKELILSGLSQEGRRGPIDRFRGRLMWPIRDIGGDVVGFGARKLYEADTGPKYLNTPETAIYRKSQVLYGIDLAKKEIAKSSRAVVVEGYTDVMACHLAGVTTAIATCGTAFGGEHIKILRRLLMDNGSARVIFTFDGDAAGQKAALRAFEDDQKFAAETYIAIAPDGMDPCDLRLAKGDEAVADLAEPRTPLFEFALRQIVGRYDLETPAGRAAALDEAAPVVARIKNSGAQHEVAVQLAGMLGILDTQFVVKRVAQLARWARDRGGRGPAPTGPRPAERYEAAPRPAASGPALTLRNPVYATERELLKLALQRPELVSPAFDAYGVDEFTAAPYAAVRQAIMEAGGAEWGAQDPQEYLVRVREAAPDDTVRAMVTELAVEAIMRRTVDEVYASTVLVTVRRRAVERRIRDIQSTLTRLGTHGDPAQLAAVQNELWVLQQYDQALRERGAAAL; from the coding sequence GTGGCAGGACGGATCAACGACGAGGACGTGAAGGCGGTACGGGACGCTGTCCCGATCGACGCCGTCGTGTCCGAGTACCTCCAGCTGCGCAACGCCGGCGGGGGAAACCTGAAGGGGCTGTGCCCCTTCCATGACGAGAAGTCGCCGTCCTTCCAGGTCAGCCCCAGCAAGGGGCTGTTCCACTGCTTCGGCTGCCAGGAGGGCGGCGACACCATCACGTTCGTGATGAAGGTCGACCACCTCTCGTTCTCGGAGGCGGTCGAGCGCCTGGCCGCCCGCGCGGGCATCACCCTGCGGTACGAGGAGGGCGGGTACAACCCCACTCACCAGCGCGGCGAACGCATCCGCCTGGTGGAGGCCCACCAGCTGGCCGCCCAGTGGTACGCCGAGCAGCTCGACGCGAGCCCGGAGGCCGAGGCGGGGCGGAAGTTCCTGGCCGAGCGCGGCTTCGACCAGGCCGCCGCCGTCCACTTCGGCGTCGGCTACAGCCCCCAGGGCTGGGACCACCTCACCCGCTATCTGCGCGGCAAGGGCTTCAGCGACAAGGAGCTGATCCTCTCCGGCCTGTCCCAGGAGGGCCGCCGGGGCCCCATCGACCGCTTCCGCGGCCGGCTGATGTGGCCGATCCGGGACATCGGCGGCGATGTGGTCGGCTTCGGCGCCCGCAAGCTCTACGAGGCGGACACCGGCCCGAAGTACCTGAACACCCCCGAAACGGCGATCTACCGGAAGTCCCAGGTCCTGTACGGCATCGACCTGGCGAAGAAGGAGATCGCGAAGAGCAGCCGGGCCGTGGTCGTCGAGGGCTACACGGACGTCATGGCCTGCCACCTCGCGGGCGTCACCACGGCCATCGCGACCTGCGGCACGGCCTTCGGCGGCGAGCACATCAAGATCCTGCGGCGGCTGCTGATGGACAACGGCAGCGCGCGGGTCATCTTCACCTTCGACGGCGACGCGGCCGGCCAGAAGGCGGCCCTGCGCGCCTTCGAGGACGACCAGAAGTTCGCCGCCGAGACGTACATCGCGATCGCGCCGGACGGCATGGACCCCTGCGACCTGCGGCTCGCCAAGGGCGACGAGGCGGTCGCGGACCTGGCGGAGCCGCGTACGCCGCTCTTCGAGTTCGCGCTGCGCCAGATCGTCGGCCGCTACGACCTGGAGACCCCGGCGGGCCGCGCGGCCGCGCTGGACGAGGCGGCGCCGGTCGTGGCCCGCATCAAGAACAGCGGCGCGCAGCACGAGGTGGCGGTCCAGCTCGCGGGCATGCTCGGCATCCTGGACACGCAGTTCGTGGTCAAGCGGGTGGCACAGCTGGCCCGTTGGGCGCGCGACCGGGGCGGCAGGGGCCCGGCGCCGACGGGACCGCGCCCGGCGGAGCGCTACGAGGCGGCGCCCCGCCCGGCCGCCTCCGGCCCGGCGCTCACCCTTCGCAACCCTGTCTACGCGACCGAGCGCGAGCTGCTGAAACTCGCCCTGCAGCGGCCGGAGTTGGTGTCGCCCGCGTTCGACGCCTACGGGGTCGACGAGTTCACGGCGGCGCCGTACGCGGCCGTACGGCAGGCGATCATGGAGGCGGGGGGCGCGGAGTGGGGCGCGCAGGACCCGCAGGAGTACCTGGTCCGGGTCCGCGAGGCGGCGCCCGACGACACGGTGCGCGCGATGGTCACGGAACTGGCCGTCGAGGCGATCATGCGCAGGACGGTGGACGAGGTGTACGCGAGCACGGTCCTCGTCACGGTCCGCCGCCGCGCGGTCGAACGCCGGATCCGCGACATCCAGTCCACCCTGACCCGTCTGGGCACACACGGCGACCCGGCCCAACTGGCCGCCGTGCAGAACGAGCTGTGGGTACTGCAGCAGTACGACCAGGCGCTGCGGGAGCGGGGGGCGGCCGCGCTGTAG
- a CDS encoding ABC transporter ATP-binding protein, whose product MLIRLLRTHMGPYKKPIALLVLLQFLQTCATLYLPTLNAHIIDNGVVKGDTNYILTFGGLMIGVSMGQVVCNMGAVYFGARTASAVGRDIRAAVFDRVQSFSSREVGHFGAPSLITRTTNDVQQVQMLALMTFTLMVSAPIMCVGGIVLALGLDVPLSGVLVAVVPVLGISVTLIVRRLRPLFRTMQVRLDTVNRVLREQISGNRVIRAFVRDDYEKERFKGSNTELTDVALATGRTLALMFPIVMTVVNLSSIAVVWFGAHRIDSGGMQIGDLTAFLAYLMQIVMSVMMATFMFMMVPRAEVCAERIQDVLGTSSSVVPPTAPVAELRRHGHLEMRGAGFRYPGAEEPVLKAIDLVARPGEITAVIGSTGSGKSTLLGLIPRLFDATEGEVLVDGVNVREIEPKLLAKTVGLVPQKPYLFAGTVATNLRYGNPDATDEELWHALEVAQAKDFVSKLENGLDSPIAQGGTNVSGGQRQRLAIARTLVQRPEIYLFDDSFSALDYATDAALRAALTRETAEATVVIVAQRVATIRDADRIVVLDEGRVVGTGRHHELMAGNETYREIVLSQLTEAEAA is encoded by the coding sequence GTGCTCATACGACTTCTGAGGACCCATATGGGTCCGTACAAGAAACCGATAGCCCTGCTGGTGCTGCTGCAGTTCCTGCAGACCTGCGCCACGCTCTATCTGCCCACTCTGAACGCGCACATCATCGACAACGGTGTCGTGAAGGGGGACACGAACTACATCCTGACCTTCGGCGGCCTCATGATCGGGGTCTCGATGGGCCAGGTCGTGTGCAACATGGGCGCCGTCTACTTCGGAGCCCGGACCGCGTCGGCCGTCGGGCGGGACATCAGGGCAGCCGTCTTCGACCGGGTGCAGTCGTTCTCCTCCCGTGAGGTGGGTCACTTCGGCGCGCCTTCGCTGATCACCCGGACCACGAACGACGTGCAGCAGGTGCAGATGCTCGCCCTGATGACGTTCACCCTGATGGTGTCGGCGCCGATCATGTGTGTGGGCGGCATCGTCCTGGCGCTCGGTCTGGACGTGCCGCTGTCCGGTGTCCTGGTCGCCGTGGTGCCCGTGCTCGGCATCTCCGTGACGCTGATCGTGCGCCGGCTGCGGCCGCTGTTCCGCACCATGCAGGTCCGCCTCGACACGGTGAACCGGGTGCTGCGCGAGCAGATCTCCGGCAACCGGGTCATCCGCGCCTTCGTCCGGGACGACTACGAGAAGGAGCGCTTCAAGGGCTCGAACACCGAGCTCACCGACGTGGCCCTCGCCACCGGCCGCACGCTGGCGCTGATGTTCCCCATCGTGATGACCGTGGTGAACCTCTCCTCGATCGCCGTGGTGTGGTTCGGCGCGCACCGCATCGACAGCGGCGGCATGCAGATCGGCGACCTGACGGCGTTCCTCGCCTACCTCATGCAGATCGTCATGTCCGTGATGATGGCCACCTTCATGTTCATGATGGTGCCGCGCGCGGAGGTCTGCGCCGAGCGCATCCAGGACGTCCTCGGCACCTCCTCCAGCGTCGTACCGCCCACGGCGCCCGTCGCCGAACTGCGCCGGCACGGTCATCTGGAGATGCGGGGCGCAGGGTTCCGCTATCCGGGCGCCGAGGAGCCGGTGCTCAAGGCCATCGACCTGGTGGCGCGGCCCGGCGAGATCACGGCCGTCATCGGGTCCACCGGCAGCGGCAAGTCCACCCTGCTCGGGCTGATCCCCCGCCTGTTCGACGCCACCGAGGGCGAGGTCCTCGTGGACGGTGTGAACGTGCGGGAGATCGAACCGAAGCTGCTGGCCAAGACGGTCGGGCTGGTGCCGCAGAAGCCGTACCTGTTCGCGGGCACGGTCGCCACGAACCTGCGCTACGGCAATCCGGACGCCACCGACGAGGAGCTGTGGCACGCGCTGGAGGTGGCGCAGGCCAAGGACTTCGTCTCCAAGCTGGAGAACGGCCTGGACTCCCCCATCGCGCAGGGCGGCACCAACGTCTCCGGTGGCCAGCGGCAGCGCCTCGCAATCGCCCGCACCCTCGTGCAGCGCCCGGAGATCTACCTCTTCGACGACTCCTTCTCCGCCCTCGACTACGCCACCGACGCGGCCCTGCGGGCGGCGCTCACCCGGGAGACCGCCGAGGCGACCGTCGTCATCGTCGCCCAGCGGGTGGCGACCATCCGGGACGCCGACCGGATCGTCGTCCTGGACGAGGGCCGTGTCGTCGGCACCGGCCGCCACCACGAGCTGATGGCGGGCAACGAGACCTACCGGGAGATCGTGCTCTCCCAGCTCACGGAAGCGGAGGCTGCCTGA
- a CDS encoding deoxyguanosinetriphosphate triphosphohydrolase gives MDGIAPKAHETPTRCENGSAYDASDTERWAAEPDKRPGRTAFQRDRARVLHSAALRRLAGKTQVVTPGTRSEAWDASPRTRLTHSLECAQVGRELGAALGCDPDLVEAACLSHDLGHPPFGHNGEQALNAFAHDCGGFEGNAQSLRLLARIEPKRFVPNVCTGELVSVGLNLTRAVLDAATKYPWPRGAHPTDPASAKFGVYEDDRPVFDWFRKGAPGHRTCFEAQVMDWSDDVAYSVHDFEDGLHAGYVDPGSLHAEPERQAVFAVAAGRYVPADTDPDELAEALDRLLAQQWWPREYDGSAIAQGRLKDATSQLIGRFCLAAEGATRAAYGSGRLTRYAAELVVPRSTRMECAVLKAVADLYVMQRAEQERIRADQRVVVAELAEALTARAPDGLDPQFRALFEEAADDRARKRVIVDQIASLTDASAGHLHARLTGRA, from the coding sequence ATGGACGGGATCGCACCGAAGGCCCACGAGACCCCCACACGCTGCGAGAACGGCTCGGCGTACGACGCCTCGGACACCGAGCGCTGGGCCGCCGAGCCCGACAAACGCCCCGGCCGCACCGCTTTCCAGCGTGACCGCGCCCGAGTGCTGCACTCGGCCGCGCTGCGCCGTCTGGCGGGCAAGACGCAGGTCGTCACCCCCGGCACCAGGAGTGAAGCCTGGGACGCCAGCCCCCGCACCCGGCTCACCCACTCGCTGGAATGCGCCCAGGTCGGCCGCGAGCTCGGCGCCGCCCTCGGCTGCGACCCGGACCTGGTGGAGGCCGCCTGCCTCTCCCACGACCTCGGCCACCCGCCCTTCGGGCACAACGGCGAACAGGCGCTGAACGCGTTCGCTCACGACTGCGGCGGCTTCGAGGGCAACGCCCAGTCCCTCCGCCTGCTCGCCCGCATCGAGCCCAAGCGGTTCGTCCCCAATGTCTGCACCGGCGAACTCGTCAGCGTCGGCCTCAACCTCACCCGCGCCGTCCTCGACGCCGCCACCAAGTACCCCTGGCCGCGCGGCGCCCACCCCACCGACCCCGCCTCCGCGAAGTTCGGCGTGTACGAGGACGACCGCCCCGTCTTCGACTGGTTCCGCAAGGGCGCCCCCGGCCACCGCACCTGCTTCGAGGCCCAGGTCATGGACTGGTCCGACGACGTGGCCTACTCCGTGCACGACTTCGAGGACGGGCTGCACGCCGGATACGTCGACCCCGGCAGCCTGCACGCCGAACCGGAGCGGCAGGCGGTCTTCGCCGTCGCCGCCGGCCGGTACGTGCCCGCGGACACCGACCCCGATGAACTGGCCGAAGCCCTCGACCGGCTCCTCGCCCAGCAGTGGTGGCCACGCGAGTACGACGGCTCCGCCATCGCCCAGGGCCGCCTCAAGGACGCCACCAGCCAGCTCATCGGCCGCTTCTGCCTGGCGGCGGAGGGCGCGACCCGGGCGGCGTACGGAAGCGGGCGCCTGACCAGATACGCCGCCGAGCTGGTCGTGCCCCGCAGCACCCGCATGGAGTGCGCGGTCCTGAAGGCGGTCGCCGACCTGTACGTGATGCAGCGCGCCGAGCAGGAGCGGATCCGCGCCGACCAGCGCGTCGTCGTCGCCGAACTGGCCGAGGCGCTGACCGCCCGCGCGCCCGACGGACTGGACCCGCAGTTCAGGGCGCTGTTCGAGGAGGCCGCCGACGACCGCGCCCGCAAGCGGGTGATCGTCGACCAGATCGCCTCGCTCACGGACGCCTCGGCCGGCCACCTGCACGCGCGGCTGACGGGGCGCGCATGA